The Gadus chalcogrammus isolate NIFS_2021 chromosome 10, NIFS_Gcha_1.0, whole genome shotgun sequence genome contains a region encoding:
- the tmem129 gene encoding E3 ubiquitin-protein ligase TM129 isoform X2 yields MEKTKTMFFTRKKIDEEIKFRSAGLTVQNLFSSWLGSEDIGFIQYHVKRSSLTLLVHSSIPLGYYAGMCIAAPEKNLPYINQVSAGWQAFLGLSLSLQLLSVGLIFYWSRCRWSNHPISRALQVHTGPQWAGWGAVATSINTEFRRIDKFASGAPGARVIVTDTWVMKVTTYYVHVAQQTDAHLTVTESRQHQMSPDSGTPTQTLTLRVASINQAVNPFDIRLMSTEYSELREKLHAPIRSAANVVIHQTISDRFLDTFRAQADLNQPYLLPSEMEVELCIGCMQVPAGAKLIRLCCEEGYDSGSECRQCFCRPMWCLSCLGRWFSSRQDQDRPETWLASSVPCPTCRSKFCILDVCLVR; encoded by the exons ATGGAGAAGACCAAAACTATGTTCTTTACAAGAAAGAAAATAGATGAAGAGATAAAG TTTCGGTCGGCGGGTTTGACCGTCCAGAACCTGTTCTCCTCCTGGCTGGGCAGTGAGGACATTGGCTTCATTCAGTACCACGTTAAGAGGAGCAGTCTTACccttctggtccattcttcaaTACCCCTTG GGTACTATGCTGGGATGTGCATAGCTGCTCCAGAGAAGAACCTGCCATACATCAACCAG GTGAGCGCCGGCTGGCAGGCCTTCCTCGGcctgtcgctctctctgcaGCTGCTCAGCGTGGGGCTGATCTTCTACTGGTCGCGCTGCCGCTGGTCCAACCATCCAATCAGCAGGGCTCTGCAGGTCCACACTGGTCCCCAGTGGGCGGGGTGGGGTGCCGTGGCAACAAGCATCAACACAGAGTTCAGAAGGATTGACAAGTTTGCCTCGGGAGCTCCCGGAGCAAGGGTCATTGTGACGGACACCTGGGTGATGAAG GTGACAACATATTACGTCCATGTGGCCCAACAGACCGACGCCCACCTCACGGTGACGGAGTCCAGACAGCACCAGATGAGCCCAGATTCAGGGACCCCCACTCAGACCCTGACCCTTAGAGTGGCCAGCATCAACCAAGCTGTGAATCCGTTTGATATCAG GTTGATGTCCACAGAGTACAGCGAGCTGAGGGAGAAGCTGCACGCTCCGATCAGAAGTGCTGCCAACGTAGTGATACACCAGACCATCAGCGACCGCTTCTTAGACACCTTCAGAGCTCAGGCTGACCTCAACcagccctacctgctccccAGTGAGATG gaggtagagctctGTATTGGCTGTATGCAGGTCCCTGCTGGAGCTAAGCTGATCAGGCTCTGCTGTGAAGAAG GTTATGACAGCGGCTCTGAGTGCCGGCAGTGCTTCTGCAGACCCATGTGGTGCCTGTCCTGTCTGGGCCGCTGGTTCTCCAGCCGCCAGGACCAGGACCGGCCGGAAACCTGGTTGGCCAGCAGCGTGCCATGCCCCACCTGCAGGTCCAAGTTCTGCATCCTTGACGTGTGTCTGGTCCGCTGA
- the tmem129 gene encoding E3 ubiquitin-protein ligase TM129 isoform X1, giving the protein MESPDVTFTLAYIVFTFCFVFTPNEFRSAGLTVQNLFSSWLGSEDIGFIQYHVKRSSLTLLVHSSIPLGYYAGMCIAAPEKNLPYINQVSAGWQAFLGLSLSLQLLSVGLIFYWSRCRWSNHPISRALQVHTGPQWAGWGAVATSINTEFRRIDKFASGAPGARVIVTDTWVMKVTTYYVHVAQQTDAHLTVTESRQHQMSPDSGTPTQTLTLRVASINQAVNPFDIRLMSTEYSELREKLHAPIRSAANVVIHQTISDRFLDTFRAQADLNQPYLLPSEMEVELCIGCMQVPAGAKLIRLCCEEGYDSGSECRQCFCRPMWCLSCLGRWFSSRQDQDRPETWLASSVPCPTCRSKFCILDVCLVR; this is encoded by the exons ATGGAATCTCCCGATGTGACATTCACTTTGGCTTATATAGTGTTTACGTTTTGTTTCGTGTTCACCCCAAACGAGTTTCGGTCGGCGGGTTTGACCGTCCAGAACCTGTTCTCCTCCTGGCTGGGCAGTGAGGACATTGGCTTCATTCAGTACCACGTTAAGAGGAGCAGTCTTACccttctggtccattcttcaaTACCCCTTG GGTACTATGCTGGGATGTGCATAGCTGCTCCAGAGAAGAACCTGCCATACATCAACCAG GTGAGCGCCGGCTGGCAGGCCTTCCTCGGcctgtcgctctctctgcaGCTGCTCAGCGTGGGGCTGATCTTCTACTGGTCGCGCTGCCGCTGGTCCAACCATCCAATCAGCAGGGCTCTGCAGGTCCACACTGGTCCCCAGTGGGCGGGGTGGGGTGCCGTGGCAACAAGCATCAACACAGAGTTCAGAAGGATTGACAAGTTTGCCTCGGGAGCTCCCGGAGCAAGGGTCATTGTGACGGACACCTGGGTGATGAAG GTGACAACATATTACGTCCATGTGGCCCAACAGACCGACGCCCACCTCACGGTGACGGAGTCCAGACAGCACCAGATGAGCCCAGATTCAGGGACCCCCACTCAGACCCTGACCCTTAGAGTGGCCAGCATCAACCAAGCTGTGAATCCGTTTGATATCAG GTTGATGTCCACAGAGTACAGCGAGCTGAGGGAGAAGCTGCACGCTCCGATCAGAAGTGCTGCCAACGTAGTGATACACCAGACCATCAGCGACCGCTTCTTAGACACCTTCAGAGCTCAGGCTGACCTCAACcagccctacctgctccccAGTGAGATG gaggtagagctctGTATTGGCTGTATGCAGGTCCCTGCTGGAGCTAAGCTGATCAGGCTCTGCTGTGAAGAAG GTTATGACAGCGGCTCTGAGTGCCGGCAGTGCTTCTGCAGACCCATGTGGTGCCTGTCCTGTCTGGGCCGCTGGTTCTCCAGCCGCCAGGACCAGGACCGGCCGGAAACCTGGTTGGCCAGCAGCGTGCCATGCCCCACCTGCAGGTCCAAGTTCTGCATCCTTGACGTGTGTCTGGTCCGCTGA
- the atoh8 gene encoding transcription factor atoh8, giving the protein MRNPHGGADEWNKPDSTKADGSAASVPGIMNKKFKRKSRKPKRLYSSALDDSTEDFQQGNLLEDENQEELCGLGHQAPVPKHSTTDGKQQITSSQNDALDMRIGHQVPAITARLSQSPVSQLPHLRTSRWFTSISHHQSNGNTFVPALGFPALNTANPSHDPAPVIHHPHAYPKDRSLPGHLGGGQDRGDRAVIVPVSTGAYRTDGHSSDSQEDSPQESGSRPDPPPGGVPEIKAVQQTRRLLANARERTRVHTISAAFEALRKQVPCYSYGQKLSKLAILRIACNYILSLAQLAELDDASADHSSLTFSQCVEQCTRTLQAEGRSKKRKE; this is encoded by the exons ATGAGGAACCCTCATGGGGGGGCCGACGAATGGAATAAACCCGACAGCACCAAAGCAGATGGGTCGGCGGCGTCTGTCCCGGGGATCATGAACAAGAAGTTTAAGAGGAAGTCCCGCAAGCCCAAGCGGCTGTACAGCAGCGCGCTGGACGACTCTACGGAAGACTTTCAACAAGGTAACCTCCTAGAAGATGAGAATCAGGAGGAACTATGTGGACTAGGGCATCAAGCCCCGGTACCGAAACACTCAACAACCGACGGTAAGCAGCAGATAACGTCGAGTCAGAACGACGCCTTAGACATGAGGATCGGTCATCAAGTCCCCGCCATCACCGCACGGTTGTCCCAATCCCCTGTCTCTCAGCTGCCACACCTGCGCACCTCTCGCTGGTTCACATCCATTTCCCATCACCAGTCCAATGGCAACACGTTTGTTCCTGCACTTGGGTTCCCTGCATTGAACACAGCCAACCCAAGCCACGACCCTGCCCCCGTCATCCACCACCCGCACGCCTATCCCAAGGACCGCTCACTGCCCGGTCACCTGGGTGGGGGCCAGGACAGAGGCGACAGAGCGGTCATTGTACCGGTGTCAACCGGAGCCTATCGGACAGACGGGCACTCCTCAGACAGCCAGGAGGACTCGCCCCAG GAGTCGGGGTCTAGACCCGACCCCCCCCCTGGGGGTGTGCCGGAGATCAAAGCTGTGCAGCAGACCCGCAGACTGCTGGCCAACGCCAGGGAGAGAACCCGCGTCCACACCATCAGCGCCGCCTTCGAAGCCCTGAGGAAACAG GTGCCCTGTTACTCCTACGGCCAGAAGCTGTCCAAGCTGGCCATCCTGCGCATCGCCTGCAACTACATCCTGTCCCTGGCCCAGCTGGCCGAGCTGGACGACGCCTCCGCTGACCACAGCAGCCTGACCTTCTCCCAGTGCGTGGAGCAGTGCACCCGCACGCTGCAGGCCGAGGGCCGCAGCAAGAAACGCAAG GAGTGA